Genomic DNA from Oryza sativa Japonica Group chromosome 5, ASM3414082v1:
ATCAGTGTATCAACATTGCTTCTTAAGGACGCAATTCCTTCTTGCGCCTGTAGTGCACGCCTCCTTCCCTCAAATGCAAACGGGGTTGTCACAATTCCAACAGTTAATATACCCATGGACTTTGCAATCCCTGCTATAACTGGGGCCCCGCCTGTGCCTGTCCCTCCTCCCATTCCAGCCTAAAAATGAATTCAAAGGATCAATGAAGAGCACAACGTACTCCTTCCAACTAAAGAAGAGAAAAGTTTATATTTTGGTACATGGAGATGTAAATCGAACAGAAGATATTGCCCTAGCATATTATGACTCAACTTACATACATAGATCAATTTATATATGCGCATACATAGATCAATTCATATATGCGCTAAatctccccaaaaaaaaaacaccaagaGAATCATGCCATTCTTTATCAATCAAGCAACagaaaataatataatttacaTGAGCAGCACAGACTTACAGTCACAAAAATCATATCAGCACCAGAAACTGCTTGTTCTACCAACTCCTGGCTTTCCTTGGCTGCATTCATGCCGATTTCCGGGTTCCCACCAGCACCAAGACCTCGTGTTAGCTCCTGGCCGATCTGCAACTTATTATCCGGATCAATGGGTGACATTCTCATAGCCTGAAAATCAGTATTCACGATCCAGAATTCCACCCCCTTCATGTCGCTCTCAATCATCCTGTTCACAGCATTGGATCCACCACCTCCAACGCCAATGACTTTGATCCTCGGCTCACTGTAGCGGTGCGACGCAGATACATCTTCCAGCCTCTCGGTGGTCTTGACAATATCCTGTTCCTTGCCCGGGGCAGCAACTGCACCATTATCCTCTCCATACAGCATCGAGATCTCAGGGTGGAGGTCATACAGGGCATCCTTGGTGCGCCGTGGCCCAACTCGCCGCGAGTTTGCAGAGCACTCGAGTTTGCTAGGGCGGGAAGAGCCACCAGAAAAGCACTTCTTTCCCTGGAGATGCCCCGCACCGACGCCCAGAACCACTTTCCTAAAATTGTTCCGCGAAACGCCCAATGGGCATCCGCCATTGGAAGCACTGGGAAACACTAGCTGCGTAGACATCCTGAATTCAGTATGGCGGCCGGCTCTGGTGGATGCGGTGCCTCAAAATTCCCAACAAAAAAAGAGCTCACACCTCAAAAATTTGCCAAAAAATTCAGGAAGCTGGATCCCTCCTGACAATGTGACAAGACATGGGGAAAAAAATcaccaaaagtaaaaaaaaacacagaaaacATAAGCGAAATGCCGCAGATTGTTGTTAGATCTCCTTTCCCTTGGGGTTTGGGAGGTGAGGGTTTTTACCTGCGGGGTTTTCGCCTGTTGATTATTGCGCGCTTGCAGAAGAGAGCGGGGAAGCGGAATCGACGGGCGCCCGCCGGCGAGGGGGGAGCGTGGAGACGAGGTGGAGtcgtggagaggaggaggaggagctctccCCGGTGGTCGGAGCAGccggttgacggcgacggcgacgaggttaaCGAAATGATTTGGTTTGTTAAACCTTGGTGCGAGCTCGTCCGGCTTCTGGGGAGATACATGTTAGGCCCATCGAATCATATATATGGGCCTGAGGGTCGCCTACTGGCCCAAGGGGCTATACCTGAACGCTTCGTCTCCGGCCACTCGGATCGTCTCGCGGTCTAGCCGACCCTccgccgcggtggccggcggccgccggcggccgctacCACTGAAAAAGGGGGGAAACAACACGCTAAACATCCGGCCgcttccgcctctcgccgcgaCCGAATCCACCGCTcgccttctctcctccaccgccggcggcgttcGGCTCCATCGATCGCACGGCAAGGTACGGCTCCCTTTCCCGCAAACCCCAATTTCCGTTGCAGTTTTCTCGTTTATCGAGACTCGGATGAATCATTGTGAGTCCTCTTACTGTACGTACGCGATCACGGATGCTGCTtgttgagattttttttttttttgggggggggttGTTTTTCTCCCGCTTCTGctttgtacaattttttttctccgtttGCGAGATTAATACTCCATATTCAGGCGGAAATAGGAGTGCTACATTAGTAGTGTAGTCTCCGCTTGGTCATGAATTTACCAAATTGTAGGTTAAGCATGGAGATTTCCCGTTGGGTCTGTTTGCACTGTGAAAACCGCGTCCTGATATTTGTCTGTGTCCTGCTGAACCTGATGTGTGTGTGGTAAATTGGCCTAACATTTAAAGCAGTCGATGAAATACAACTTTTGTTAGGGAGTAGGTGCATGTGAGCAACTTTGAAACGATTTAGGCCTGCAAGGGTACTTTCTGCATTTGAGAATTTGGCAGAACTATGCCGGATGGCAGGGCGAGTACCTCATAGTCTCACAGCCTCACACTGTCACACTATGCAGCCAGTCTCACAGCCTCACACTGTCACACACTATGCGGCCTTGGAATGATTGCAAGTTACCATGGGTCCGTATATCACAAAGAAGCATGCCATTCATGGTGCTCGTTGAGTCTAGCAAGCATTTGAATAGCACAAGATGgtactcactccgtttcaaaatatatggtGTATTTTGATTCGTTAGGATAATACTTTGACCAACAACTACTCTATTAGAATATCATTTATGTGatataaaattataatcataAGTAATTTTGAATATGAAtctaataaatttaattttagagtaaTCGTTGGTCAAAGTCTTATCCTAATGAAACAAAATGcaccttatattttgaaatggagaaaATAGCAAGCTACCAGGCTTAACCACATTTTAAGATATCTGAAACCGTTGTTATTTCATCAACTTCAATTAAACCATGCCTTACTTCAGTTGAGGTTCTTTCTATGCTGTAAGGTTTTCGTTTTGGAATTCACGCTTGCTTTTAAGCTTGACTAGTTATTTACAGTTCAATTTCTGCAACATTTTCCCAACAAGATTACTATATTATGCAGCCCTGCAGGCATGCAAATCCACTCCTTTTGGGCCCTTTTTCTCTTGTTTGTTTCCATTGTCGCTCATGTCCTTCTGACTGCTACCTTCTCTCTGGTCACTAGCTTTCAGTTTTATTGAGGTGAATCTCACTGTTCACTAGGGCTGCAAATTTTGGCCATGTATGGACCACAATAGTTATAGCTCTACAAAACTACTTATTTTCTTTATGGTAAAAAGAAACTACTTGTTTTCTTGTCTAGTTATATTTTTCTAACTCTTCAATGTCTTATATTTCTTTGAGGAATAGTAACTGTATTAATTGTTTGAGACTTCGAGTTCATTTACATTGTTTTAATTTTTCGCAACTTCGCCTCAGAAAATTTTGTTGAGGCTCTTAATCCCATGACAGAAGGGCCAGGTATTTTTGTTTGGTTATTCTCCAATAAAATCTTATACATACTAGCTTTGTGCTCCTTATTGCTACCGATGACAAATAAATATAAGTTAAAATTTCTAACGTGATTAATTCAGATAAAGCCAATGACATAAACACATGCAAAGATTGCcgttttttcaaataaattatttaaACAACATTTACATGTTTAGCCATAGAATTTTTATGAGTAGTAGGTGTAGAAATATATTGTAAGCCCCAACTCCTTTTATAAGATGGAAAATAATTTGGAAGAGTAAAAATATCTGATCACCATGTCACAATTCCCAAAAATTATTTACCGACATCAAACTATACAAGAAAAGGACAATATATCATCAAGTTAACATTTACTAAGCTTGTAAGCCCATTTTCTGATGCTAAAACAGAGCccaatgaacatttaatataaagtATATCATAAAGAAAAGAGTATATCTTTAAGAAAAGTATATAAAAAAGTatatcattttcttttcctttaaACCCATTCTTTTGCTTTTAATATAGGATATGTCTCTCATGCCCTCATGCCATCCTTTGGCTTTATCTTTATCAGTCCTTGTCAAGAAAATAAGTTACTGACATAATAAGGAATTCAGTCTGCAAAAGCAGGTTAGAAGTAGTTGAAATTATACTTTTCTGTTAATGTGTTACTACCTCTGGACGTTAATTTGACACTTTGGACAAAGAAAATGACTTGCGCTTAATAGGTTTTGGCTGTCGGAAACGTCAAATAATCTtgactggagggagtattatgcaTGACGATCCCTTCTATCTTTTCTGGTTTACGTTTTTGAAGACTCATGTTTTACCATTTAATGACGAAACGCATCCTGCAGCTCTGAAATCTGAACCCTGTGATTAGATGAGGATTGTGTTGGCTTTCTAAAATCATATTCCGATCTTAACGCCCACAACTTCAGTTTCAGTAATGTTGATCTACCAGTGTCCAGATATCAATGCAGTTTACAGGCTGAGATGAACTTCAAATTTCTACAACTTCGTGTGAAGTGAAATGGTTAAGATGCAAGGTTTGATCTCTTGTGTTACCTTTTTGTCGAAAAGAATATCTTATCTTTGTGCATAGATACACATGCACATTGTTAGGTACTTAGGTATGTCCATGAGAAATTTTGGCTGGAAGTGTTTGGGAATCTATAGAACTTTACAAAAGTTTACCACCTCTTATGCTGTATTTAAATATCAAAAGTATTGTGTCTGAACACAATTGGCTGGTCTGCATTATACATTTGCTGTTATTATGCTCAGGTTATTCATCATTATCCACAaatatgttttttcttctttgcaaATATTCTCCTTTTCCCAGAGCCGCATTGGACTCCAATACAAGAGTCAGAGGGTGGAAGCAAAGAAATCGTAGTAAATGATCTCTACTGGCCTCTGTAGCCAAAGGATTCAGCAAATCTGCGAAGACCTCACGAGTCAGGAGCTTTCCAGTGAGTATAAATGCATCTTCGTTTCACCGCACCACACTATCTCTCATATATATACTCGAGGCCCTACTTTATCCAAAAGGTCAAGCACTAATAAGTTAATTAAGAGGCAACTTGGTCACTACACATATTCTCATAATCGATAGTGATCCATAGCATTTCCAAACAGAGAAACAAGGCCATTCTGGAATGAAGCTTCCTTTTGACAGGAAAAACTTCAGTATTTGGTGCATGACAAGGTGGAGATGCATGGATCCTCATGGACAATTTGTTCTTAGGAAAAGGAAGCAAGCTCCTAGGCCTctcatccccccccccccccctctcttccTTTCCTTTCTTCAATGATCATTTTGCTGAGAGTACTTGCTGTCTCAGAGGGAAGGCCAGAGAGGGCAGCCAGCGAGAAATGAAAGGTGGTTACAAGCGGTAGAGTAGGAGACAGAAATCCTGACAGAGAAAAGGCCTACAACGCTACTAGCTAGGCTATCACACATCTCACTTCTTTCTCTCTCAGTGTAGCCTGTGAAAACTGAAAAGATAGAGAGGCAGGCTCGTAGGGCATGTTCAAAAGGACACAAAATCTTCTTTGTGGTACAGTAGTAGATGAAACTCCAAGGGGGATTCGATTTGCCAGTGTGGGAGAAGACAAACAGGAAACGAAGCAACATCCTATCATGTGGTACTTATATATGCTCTTCCCTTCCTCCATCTCCCTTCTCTTGAGTATACTAGCACACTTGAATGCATGGTGCATGCATGTGTGAACCTAGTTCACTAGTCTCTACTGCTGCTACTAGCCTCTTCTTTGTAAAGTTGAGAGTTGTGCTCA
This window encodes:
- the LOC4338932 gene encoding cell division protein FtsZ homolog 2-2, chloroplastic — protein: MSTQLVFPSASNGGCPLGVSRNNFRKVVLGVGAGHLQGKKCFSGGSSRPSKLECSANSRRVGPRRTKDALYDLHPEISMLYGEDNGAVAAPGKEQDIVKTTERLEDVSASHRYSEPRIKVIGVGGGGSNAVNRMIESDMKGVEFWIVNTDFQAMRMSPIDPDNKLQIGQELTRGLGAGGNPEIGMNAAKESQELVEQAVSGADMIFVTAGMGGGTGTGGAPVIAGIAKSMGILTVGIVTTPFAFEGRRRALQAQEGIASLRSNVDTLIVIPNDKLLTAVSPNTPVTEAFNLADDILRQGVRGISDIITVPGLVNVDFADVRSVMSDAGSSLMGIGTATGKTRARDAALNAIQSPLLDIGIERATGIVWNITGGNDLTLTEVNAAAEVIYDLVDPGANLIFGSVIDPSYTGQVSITLIATGFKRQEEAESRQAGGDNSRSHSSWFSSSSQEEGPTLQIPEFLQRKGRSGFSRG